Proteins co-encoded in one Deltaproteobacteria bacterium genomic window:
- a CDS encoding cytidine deaminase gives MTLPCDNRPSWDQYFMEIVHLVASRSTCLRRQVGAAFIKDRNILATGYNGAPSGVPHCAEMGCLREQLGIPSGERHEICRGLHAEQNGIIQAARHGINLSGSTVYTTDSPCIICAKMLINVRVERIVCGQGYPDSLAVEMLAQAGLKVEYREGNRK, from the coding sequence GTGACTCTTCCATGTGATAACCGTCCCTCGTGGGACCAATATTTCATGGAGATCGTTCACCTGGTCGCCAGCAGGTCAACCTGTTTAAGGCGTCAGGTCGGGGCCGCTTTTATCAAGGACAGGAACATATTGGCCACCGGCTACAACGGTGCGCCGTCCGGTGTCCCTCACTGCGCTGAGATGGGATGCCTGAGAGAGCAGCTCGGTATTCCATCCGGTGAAAGGCACGAGATATGCCGGGGCCTTCATGCCGAGCAGAACGGAATCATTCAGGCGGCAAGGCACGGCATCAACCTTTCGGGATCTACGGTGTACACCACCGACAGCCCATGTATTATCTGTGCCAAGATGCTTATTAACGTTCGTGTGGAGAGGATTGTCTGCGGACAGGGATATCCCGACAGCCTTGCAGTCGAGATGCTCGCTCAGGCAGGGCTTAAGGTGGAATATCGCGAGGGAAACAGGAAATGA
- a CDS encoding serine hydroxymethyltransferase, translating into MSLKQFDPEIYNAIRLETEREEYQLELIASENMVSEDVLEAQGSVMTNKYAEGYPDKRYYGGCTYVDMAEKLAIERARELFGSEYVNVQPHSGSQANMAVYFAVLEPGDTLMGMDLAHGGHLTHGSPVNFSGRLYNVVSYGVREDDQRIDFDQVRELALEHRPKLVMVGASAYPRTIDFPAFREICDEVGAVLVVDMAHIAGLVAAGVHPSPVPCAHIVTTTTHKTLRGPRGGMILSGKEFAKALGSRVFPGSQGGPLMHVIAAKAVAFREALQPGFKKYQMQIVANARAMADELAEQGFRLVSGGTDNHLMLLDFRDEDFTGKDAEETLDRAGITVNKNTVPFETRSPFITSGIRIGTPAVTTRGMKEGEMVKIARWIGESIRRRDDEGFLTGIKEQVRELCVKFPVYSSRLEDQAGR; encoded by the coding sequence TTGTCATTAAAACAGTTTGACCCGGAGATATATAACGCCATACGCCTGGAGACCGAGCGGGAGGAATACCAGCTCGAGCTCATTGCCTCGGAGAATATGGTCAGCGAGGACGTTCTGGAGGCCCAGGGCTCGGTGATGACCAATAAATATGCCGAGGGTTATCCCGACAAACGTTATTACGGCGGCTGTACTTACGTGGATATGGCCGAGAAATTGGCCATAGAGCGGGCCAGGGAACTTTTCGGGTCGGAATATGTCAACGTCCAGCCCCATTCGGGGTCACAGGCCAACATGGCAGTCTACTTCGCCGTTCTGGAGCCGGGAGATACGCTCATGGGGATGGACCTCGCCCACGGCGGGCACCTGACCCACGGCAGTCCGGTGAACTTCTCCGGGCGGCTTTACAACGTTGTATCCTACGGCGTCAGGGAGGATGATCAGCGCATCGATTTCGACCAGGTCCGGGAATTGGCGCTTGAGCATCGGCCGAAGCTGGTGATGGTTGGGGCCTCGGCCTATCCCAGGACCATAGATTTTCCTGCATTCAGGGAGATCTGTGATGAAGTGGGGGCCGTCCTGGTTGTAGACATGGCACACATCGCGGGACTGGTTGCCGCAGGTGTGCATCCGAGCCCGGTGCCATGCGCCCATATCGTTACCACTACAACGCATAAAACCTTAAGAGGCCCTCGCGGGGGCATGATCCTTTCCGGGAAGGAGTTCGCCAAGGCACTCGGGAGCCGTGTATTTCCAGGCTCCCAGGGCGGCCCGCTCATGCACGTCATCGCTGCCAAGGCGGTGGCCTTCAGGGAGGCCCTGCAGCCGGGTTTCAAGAAATACCAGATGCAGATTGTCGCAAACGCCAGGGCCATGGCGGATGAACTCGCGGAACAGGGATTCCGCCTCGTCTCAGGCGGTACGGATAACCACCTGATGCTCCTCGACTTCAGGGATGAGGATTTTACCGGCAAGGATGCCGAAGAGACCCTCGACCGCGCAGGGATAACCGTAAATAAGAACACCGTACCCTTTGAGACCCGAAGTCCCTTTATCACAAGCGGCATCCGCATCGGCACGCCCGCCGTTACAACCAGGGGAATGAAGGAAGGAGAGATGGTTAAGATTGCCCGGTGGATAGGCGAATCGATTCGCCGACGGGACGACGAGGGATTTCTTACCGGAATAAAAGAACAGGTGAGGGAGCTCTGTGTAAAGTTTCCCGTTTATTCCAGCAGGCTTGAGGACCAGGCGGGGAGGTGA
- the rpiB gene encoding ribose 5-phosphate isomerase B: MKEEGEYEEGLYRYFRAGVPLQCVGCHDPHPFNTNYRYLRVDTKEERRWGRFAPAAARTRLTRVRSDPSRVPRIALGSDHAGFSLKSLVKGHLKARGISAIDIGADSADSVDYPDFARKVVDKILGGEADLGILICGTGIGMSMAANRHRGIRAALCHDHFTASAARRHNNANILAMGGRLIGPDLAKEIVDTWLDTPFEGGRHKRRTDKMDR, from the coding sequence ATGAAGGAGGAGGGAGAATATGAGGAGGGCCTTTATCGTTATTTTCGCGCCGGCGTTCCTTTGCAATGCGTCGGCTGTCATGATCCCCATCCCTTCAACACCAATTACAGGTACCTGAGGGTAGACACCAAGGAGGAAAGACGATGGGGGCGTTTTGCGCCTGCTGCCGCAAGGACAAGGTTGACAAGAGTGAGATCTGATCCCTCCCGGGTTCCAAGGATCGCCCTGGGATCGGACCATGCCGGGTTCTCCCTCAAGAGCCTGGTCAAGGGTCATCTCAAGGCCAGGGGAATCTCGGCCATTGATATTGGTGCCGATTCTGCGGATTCGGTGGACTATCCGGACTTCGCCCGCAAAGTGGTGGATAAAATCCTGGGTGGCGAGGCCGACCTGGGAATCCTGATCTGCGGGACCGGGATCGGAATGTCCATGGCCGCCAACCGCCACCGGGGTATCAGGGCGGCCCTCTGTCACGATCATTTTACCGCGTCGGCCGCACGTCGGCACAACAACGCAAACATCCTCGCCATGGGCGGCAGACTGATAGGGCCCGATCTGGCGAAGGAGATTGTCGACACATGGCTGGACACGCCCTTCGAGGGCGGCCGTCACAAGCGCCGAACGGACAAGATGGACAGGTAG
- a CDS encoding fibronectin-binding domain-containing protein, translating to MDYLSLRAAVTQAAPRLSGKRVSGVRRTATGEVLLAFGARRHLLLSIRADRPGLFLPPMGFEAKGPGGPFSELLAARINGAALASMSLPEKGDRIVRMEFSAGWPKKRGETFILVLEVMGRHSNLILLDSDERILGSLKQVPVARSRVRPVLPGHRWVPPPARDGSAIEEISAEKLIKNPYPGVRELLELVRGLSPVTARLAVSRAARGGSEELSTVLREISEQSTGESGCLALQGDRWNLFPFQLADEEAELIRLFTSFPEAAWEWKGMAGPDEGSTDPKPVENMADHLKNEAEKILRKLAILEDEEDRCRRYGESRLKAESILINLSRIPRGASQVTLPYPSDENSSIEIELDPSITARANADRLFSRAKRLKRGLEAIKKKRADMESALKNIEEARQAFYNGNVEPAEELLKRIRPPETGGRAGRKKPGSGKSGKPPGRRYWKDGFTILVGKSAADNERVTFEAASPHDVWLHARDYPSSHVVILTERRRPPEEVIVAAGRLAAAKSGAKKDSTVEIMVTERKWVRKVKGGRPGQVTVERFRSIRVKPGG from the coding sequence ATGGATTACCTTTCCCTGAGAGCCGCTGTCACCCAGGCCGCCCCGCGGCTGAGTGGAAAACGGGTGTCCGGCGTCCGCCGGACCGCAACGGGTGAAGTACTCCTTGCCTTTGGAGCGAGGAGGCACCTCCTCCTCTCCATCCGGGCGGACCGCCCGGGGTTGTTTCTCCCCCCAATGGGCTTCGAGGCAAAGGGTCCTGGCGGACCCTTCTCCGAACTCCTGGCCGCCCGAATAAACGGGGCGGCGCTGGCCTCAATGTCCTTGCCGGAAAAAGGGGACAGGATCGTGAGGATGGAGTTTTCCGCCGGGTGGCCCAAAAAGCGGGGAGAGACCTTCATCCTGGTCCTGGAGGTCATGGGACGCCACAGCAACCTTATCCTTCTGGACTCCGATGAAAGGATATTAGGCTCCCTTAAGCAGGTGCCTGTCGCCAGAAGCAGGGTCCGACCGGTTCTCCCAGGGCATAGATGGGTGCCCCCGCCTGCCAGGGACGGTTCAGCCATTGAGGAGATTTCGGCCGAAAAACTGATCAAGAATCCCTATCCCGGGGTCCGCGAACTGTTGGAACTCGTGCGCGGTCTTTCGCCTGTAACCGCGCGATTGGCCGTATCAAGGGCCGCACGGGGCGGATCTGAGGAGCTGTCAACGGTCTTAAGGGAGATATCCGAACAGTCAACCGGGGAGTCGGGATGCCTGGCCCTGCAGGGGGACCGATGGAACCTTTTTCCCTTCCAGTTGGCCGACGAAGAGGCCGAATTAATCCGGCTATTCACGTCCTTCCCGGAGGCGGCGTGGGAATGGAAAGGGATGGCCGGACCCGACGAAGGATCCACTGATCCGAAACCCGTTGAAAATATGGCCGACCACCTGAAAAATGAGGCGGAAAAGATTCTGCGCAAACTGGCAATACTCGAAGACGAGGAGGACCGATGCCGGCGATACGGGGAGTCCAGGTTGAAAGCCGAGTCCATCCTGATCAATCTATCACGGATCCCCCGAGGCGCATCTCAGGTCACACTACCCTACCCTTCCGATGAAAATTCTTCCATCGAGATCGAGTTGGACCCATCTATTACCGCCCGGGCCAACGCGGACCGTCTGTTCTCCCGGGCAAAACGGCTCAAGCGAGGCCTTGAAGCCATAAAAAAGAAGAGGGCTGACATGGAATCGGCCCTGAAAAATATTGAGGAAGCCCGGCAGGCCTTTTACAACGGCAACGTGGAACCGGCCGAAGAGCTCCTGAAAAGGATCCGCCCCCCGGAAACAGGCGGCAGGGCCGGACGCAAAAAACCCGGCAGTGGAAAATCAGGAAAACCCCCGGGCAGGCGCTACTGGAAGGACGGGTTCACCATCCTCGTAGGCAAAAGCGCAGCCGACAACGAGAGGGTAACCTTCGAGGCGGCTTCACCCCACGACGTTTGGCTCCATGCGCGGGATTACCCCAGTTCACATGTTGTCATCCTCACCGAAAGACGGCGCCCCCCCGAGGAGGTAATCGTGGCGGCGGGCCGGCTGGCGGCAGCCAAAAGCGGCGCGAAAAAGGACTCAACGGTAGAGATCATGGTGACGGAGAGAAAATGGGTCCGGAAGGTCAAGGGAGGCAGGCCGGGCCAGGTCACGGTGGAACGGTTCCGGTCCATCCGGGTCAAGCCGGGGGGTTGA
- a CDS encoding cation transporter, producing MADTHKHLDDSLRVTVIGSILNVVLIVFKLTLGILGHSRALVADGLHSMTDLMTDAILIGGLIVGAKPTDESHHYGHGKVEILVEMALGSILVLAGILIIYDSGRALLHPPDTGPSLFVIPAALFSVISKEWLYRITMRTARSEGRPALVANAWHHRSDALSSVGVLLAVSLAIIHPAFAVADPLVGFFVALLVIGMGGKIGWNAALRIIDTAPSGDFMERVSRMIREIPDVRSIRNLRMRYVGRLIAVEVHLGLDPEMTIDRGHEVASEVKRSILERDSRVFDVLVHMEPENGEPRQRDVRARGEFRS from the coding sequence ATGGCGGACACTCACAAGCACCTTGATGACAGTCTTCGGGTTACCGTCATCGGCTCCATCCTCAACGTGGTCCTCATCGTTTTCAAACTGACCCTTGGCATTCTTGGCCACAGCCGTGCGCTTGTGGCCGACGGCCTCCACTCCATGACAGACCTGATGACCGACGCCATACTCATCGGTGGTCTCATTGTCGGTGCAAAGCCCACTGACGAGAGCCACCACTATGGGCATGGAAAAGTGGAAATATTGGTGGAGATGGCCCTTGGGAGTATTCTCGTCCTGGCCGGCATCCTGATCATCTACGACTCCGGCAGAGCCCTCCTGCACCCCCCCGATACGGGTCCGTCCCTGTTTGTCATCCCGGCCGCCCTTTTCAGCGTCATAAGCAAGGAGTGGCTCTATCGGATCACCATGCGCACGGCAAGAAGTGAAGGACGCCCCGCCCTTGTTGCCAACGCCTGGCACCACAGAAGCGACGCCCTGTCCTCCGTGGGTGTGCTCCTGGCCGTCAGCCTTGCCATCATACATCCTGCTTTCGCGGTGGCCGATCCTCTTGTCGGTTTCTTCGTGGCCCTTCTCGTCATCGGGATGGGTGGGAAGATCGGGTGGAATGCGGCTCTCAGGATCATCGATACCGCGCCGTCCGGGGACTTTATGGAACGCGTCAGCCGGATGATACGGGAGATTCCCGATGTGAGAAGCATCAGGAACCTGAGGATGCGGTACGTCGGCCGGCTCATCGCCGTGGAGGTCCATCTGGGCCTGGATCCGGAGATGACGATAGATCGCGGCCATGAGGTGGCCTCCGAGGTGAAAAGGTCGATCCTGGAGAGGGACAGCCGCGTCTTCGATGTTCTGGTTCATATGGAGCCTGAAAATGGAGAGCCACGGCAGCGTGATGTCCGGGCAAGAGGTGAATTTCGGTCGTAA
- a CDS encoding YbgC/FadM family acyl-CoA thioesterase yields the protein MDYRICYEDTDSGGVVYYGNYLRYFERGRTEYLRLRGYSVKQFDDQGCLFPVVRAEINYRSPGFYDDLIRIETDMVRVGKTSVTFDHRVFRSADDTLLVKGRTTVVCVGRNLRPRRIPEEIRDLAGGPILV from the coding sequence ATTGACTATCGGATCTGCTACGAGGATACCGATTCAGGCGGTGTCGTCTATTATGGGAACTATCTCAGGTACTTCGAGAGGGGTCGCACGGAATACCTGCGCCTACGGGGGTACTCCGTAAAGCAGTTCGATGATCAGGGATGTTTATTTCCCGTAGTCCGTGCTGAAATAAACTACCGGTCCCCCGGCTTCTACGATGACCTCATAAGGATCGAAACAGATATGGTCCGGGTGGGGAAGACCTCCGTTACCTTCGACCACAGGGTTTTCCGGTCTGCCGACGACACCCTCCTGGTTAAGGGACGGACGACGGTGGTCTGTGTCGGCAGGAATTTAAGGCCGAGGCGCATTCCGGAAGAGATAAGGGATCTGGCCGGCGGGCCGATACTGGTCTGA
- the pilQ gene encoding type IV pilus secretin PilQ, which translates to MKKTGRSRTAVQLLTGCLALLFLYVGWAWAAGPYDLEFREADVKDVLRLLGDQEGINIIIGDGVKGTVTASFRGVGFEEILDSIMRMNDLRAVKDGSILRVESRADMVAKGDTMVRRIFRLDYFKAVELAKTLEKAVSQDGSITPDERTNSLLIYDSQQQMAGIAALIKDLDQPVPQIMIEARIVETTTNFAKELGVRWGFQYTRTSGSNVTQVFGTEAGNSMVNVPAEPVVFGGAGFSFGRLDGSLNLDFQLTAMEDRGWGKIISTPKIATLDRGEATIQAGVKIPIQTVSEQQGVGTTKVDYIDAFLKLTVTPQVTSQGQIVMKISAERTEPDWSRTVDAVPALQTREAQTQVRVRDGETVVIGGLLQENEKKVESRVPILADIPLIGGAFKRKEKTRDNGELLIFITPRVISPN; encoded by the coding sequence ATGAAGAAAACCGGAAGATCCAGAACCGCCGTTCAACTCCTCACAGGCTGCCTCGCCCTGTTATTCCTGTATGTGGGATGGGCATGGGCGGCGGGCCCTTACGACCTGGAGTTCAGGGAGGCGGACGTCAAAGATGTCCTTCGCCTCCTGGGCGATCAGGAGGGGATTAATATCATTATCGGAGACGGGGTTAAAGGCACCGTAACAGCGAGTTTTCGTGGGGTCGGGTTCGAGGAGATCCTCGACTCCATCATGAGGATGAACGACCTTCGGGCGGTAAAGGATGGATCCATCCTCAGGGTCGAATCCAGGGCGGACATGGTCGCTAAAGGCGACACCATGGTACGCCGGATTTTTCGCCTGGACTATTTTAAGGCTGTGGAACTGGCCAAAACCCTTGAAAAGGCCGTATCCCAGGACGGTTCCATTACCCCGGATGAAAGAACAAACAGTCTGCTTATCTACGACAGCCAGCAACAGATGGCGGGGATTGCGGCGCTGATTAAGGACCTGGACCAGCCCGTTCCCCAGATCATGATCGAGGCCCGTATCGTAGAGACCACGACAAACTTCGCCAAGGAACTCGGGGTCCGGTGGGGATTCCAGTACACGCGGACGTCGGGCAGCAACGTCACTCAGGTGTTCGGCACGGAAGCAGGCAACAGCATGGTGAATGTACCGGCTGAGCCAGTGGTCTTCGGGGGCGCCGGTTTCTCCTTCGGCAGGCTCGACGGGTCACTGAATCTCGATTTTCAGCTCACCGCCATGGAGGACAGGGGGTGGGGCAAGATCATATCCACGCCCAAGATAGCAACACTTGACAGAGGCGAGGCCACCATCCAGGCCGGGGTCAAGATACCGATCCAGACCGTCAGTGAACAGCAGGGGGTTGGCACCACGAAGGTGGATTATATCGACGCATTCCTGAAGCTTACCGTCACCCCCCAGGTCACATCCCAGGGCCAGATCGTGATGAAGATCTCCGCCGAGAGGACAGAGCCCGACTGGAGCAGAACAGTGGATGCGGTTCCCGCGCTTCAGACCCGGGAGGCGCAGACCCAGGTCAGAGTCCGGGACGGTGAAACGGTGGTGATCGGGGGGCTCCTCCAGGAAAACGAGAAAAAGGTTGAAAGTCGGGTCCCGATTCTGGCGGATATCCCCCTCATTGGCGGGGCGTTCAAGCGTAAGGAAAAGACCAGGGACAATGGGGAACTGCTGATCTTTATTACACCGAGGGTGATCTCACCCAATTGA
- the pilO gene encoding type 4a pilus biogenesis protein PilO has product MTQVRDVLSRLPGRWKLVRYMVLILAMMVIYLPFQRFYIGPKQERIEASRKRMDVVAGEVRSLHTNVGDMKIRASMEQDVLENFRLMEERLDAAKRMLPTRENISGLLEKLTQPGVRAGVSVLSLMPYPPEDIPNLTRQSFKIQVEGRYINIGKYLLALESMDRLILVDNLQITGGDQDNRKVQVQILASTYLLKEE; this is encoded by the coding sequence ATGACCCAGGTACGAGACGTCCTTTCACGCCTTCCCGGAAGGTGGAAACTGGTCCGCTACATGGTCCTTATCCTGGCCATGATGGTGATCTACCTTCCCTTCCAGAGGTTCTACATCGGGCCCAAACAGGAGAGGATCGAGGCATCCAGGAAGAGGATGGATGTGGTGGCCGGAGAGGTGCGTTCACTTCACACAAATGTTGGGGACATGAAGATCCGTGCCTCCATGGAACAGGACGTGTTGGAGAATTTCAGGCTTATGGAGGAACGGCTGGACGCCGCAAAAAGGATGCTGCCTACCAGGGAAAACATTTCCGGGCTGCTGGAAAAGCTTACTCAGCCCGGAGTCCGAGCCGGCGTTTCAGTTCTCAGCCTGATGCCCTACCCCCCCGAGGATATCCCCAACCTGACCCGGCAGTCTTTCAAAATTCAGGTTGAGGGAAGATATATAAATATCGGGAAATACCTGTTGGCTCTGGAGAGTATGGACAGGCTGATCCTTGTCGACAACCTCCAGATTACCGGCGGCGACCAGGATAACAGGAAGGTTCAGGTCCAGATACTGGCCTCGACGTACCTTCTCAAGGAGGAGTGA
- the pilM gene encoding type IV pilus assembly protein PilM produces MFLGSGKVLGIDIGRRDLKIIQLKGMPKDPNLAAWAIVAKEKRSFEGNGWRPDLFEDIALSLQIHGIKGGKAYVSLPDDMVRLSYRKLPAMPPAELKSAIIWEIRKEWDMTVEEMVVDYIEMGEVVAGPNRMNAYLAAVCKKRPVEFLGRSLLDMGVKVQSLEFSTLAQISCLLASGSADGAIGLVDLGASQTNLIILKDGSVRFFRMIPSGGDSISEAISQATGLTWWEAEKHKRMGVPSGEGGDEQMVRAFRGTLELIIDEVFQTLRFYVAERKEGPVERLVLTGGGALMPGVEGPFQDVLGLPVEVLNPFGNLPVSSGVRDSDMVVSQGGRLVTALGLALKE; encoded by the coding sequence ATGTTTCTCGGTTCAGGAAAAGTCCTGGGGATCGATATCGGTCGGAGGGATCTTAAAATCATTCAGCTGAAGGGGATGCCTAAAGATCCCAACCTGGCCGCATGGGCGATTGTAGCGAAGGAAAAACGATCCTTTGAGGGGAACGGATGGCGCCCCGACCTTTTTGAGGATATCGCCCTTTCCCTCCAGATCCACGGCATCAAGGGGGGAAAGGCCTACGTCTCTCTTCCGGACGATATGGTGAGGCTTTCCTACCGCAAGCTTCCAGCCATGCCCCCGGCGGAGCTGAAAAGCGCCATCATCTGGGAGATCCGTAAGGAATGGGACATGACGGTCGAGGAAATGGTAGTCGACTATATTGAGATGGGTGAGGTCGTGGCCGGGCCGAACAGAATGAACGCCTATCTGGCTGCCGTTTGCAAAAAAAGACCCGTTGAGTTTCTCGGCAGGAGTTTGCTGGACATGGGAGTCAAGGTCCAGTCACTGGAGTTTTCGACGCTTGCCCAGATCTCCTGTCTGCTGGCTTCAGGCAGCGCGGATGGCGCCATTGGACTGGTGGACCTCGGCGCATCCCAGACCAACCTCATTATCCTGAAGGACGGTTCCGTCAGGTTTTTTCGCATGATCCCTTCAGGGGGCGACAGTATCAGCGAGGCGATCTCCCAGGCAACGGGACTTACCTGGTGGGAAGCGGAGAAACATAAGCGAATGGGTGTCCCGTCCGGGGAAGGCGGAGATGAGCAGATGGTCCGGGCCTTTCGGGGCACGCTGGAACTCATTATCGATGAGGTGTTTCAGACCCTCCGGTTTTATGTCGCGGAACGCAAGGAAGGCCCTGTGGAACGTCTTGTGCTCACCGGGGGTGGGGCACTGATGCCCGGTGTAGAGGGTCCATTTCAGGATGTGCTGGGGCTGCCTGTCGAGGTGTTGAACCCGTTTGGGAATCTGCCGGTATCCAGTGGCGTGAGGGACAGTGATATGGTGGTCTCCCAGGGCGGCAGGCTGGTTACAGCTCTGGGACTGGCCCTGAAGGAGTGA